The Apium graveolens cultivar Ventura chromosome 6, ASM990537v1, whole genome shotgun sequence genome contains a region encoding:
- the LOC141664057 gene encoding abscisic acid receptor PYL9-like, translated as MEVVSRHHNRSPTASQCSSSVVKHIKAPVDIVWSLIRRFDQPQKYKPFVSRCIVMGDLMIGSVREVNVKSGLPATRSTERLELLDDTERILGVAIVGGDHRLKNYSSVITVHPEVIDGRAGTQVIESFVVDVPDGNTKDETCFFVEALIKCNLKSLAEVSERMAMQDLLQV; from the exons ATGGAGGTAGTTAGCAGACATCACAACCGTTCCCCCACAGCTTCTCAGTGTTCTTCCTCTGTTGTTAAGCACATCAAAGCTCCTGTTGATATT GTTTGGTCACTGATTAGGAGGTTTGATCAACCACAGAAGTACAAGCCTTTTGTTAGCAGGTGCATCGTGATGGGAGACCTAATGATCGGGAGTGTTCGAGAGGTAAATGTCAAATCAGGTCTCCCTGCAACTAGAAGCACCGAAAGATTAGAACTCCTCGATGATACTGAGCGCATCCTCGGAGTTGCAATTGTTGGTGGTGATCACAGACTTAAG AACTATTCTTCAGTCATTACGGTTCATCCGGAAGTGATTGATGGTAGAGCTGGCACCCAAGTCATCGAATCATTTGTTGTGGATGTTCCTGACGGTAACACTAAAGATGAAACTTGCTTCTTTGTTGAGGCTCTAATCAAATGCAATCTCAAATCATTGGCTGAAGTCTCGGAGAGGATGGCGATGCAGGACCTCCTTCAAGTTTGA
- the LOC141664055 gene encoding pentatricopeptide repeat-containing protein At4g01030, mitochondrial, producing MKTLCFPPVHANFTTQNQSLHGNTLILQSTFIKKSSISYVNNHSVSTVAENSPETSLSANVSSSLCLYDHSNEFDSLQSVKARHARIIKMSRNWNLETKMQSLVKSYLAFGDPQSAAMLFLVDSPENCLYWNSFLQEFKINGGSPFKILQVFSDFHQKGVSFDSGSFTVILKLCANLREICLGLGVHACLIKKGFDLDVYIKCALMNFYARCERIDSAHLVFNELPGSNFQLWNEIVLVNLRSERWKHAIGLFREMQFSNVKAKSFTLAKVLKACSRTEALHEGRQIHGYVIRLALESNLLICNSLISMYCKNKKLELARKVFNLMESRNLSSWNSIISGYSALGYLSEAWSLFKEMEKCSIKHDIITWNCLLSGHFLHGSYKEVLSILRSMQLSGFKPNPTSIISVLQAISELQILNFGKEIHGYVIRNGLDYDIYVVTSMLDMYVKNNDLINAQAVFDSTSLRNIFAWNSLISGYSYKGRCEEAVKLLKLMESEGIKADIVTYNSLVSGYAIRGKIDEALDTIRQIEISGLKANVVSWTALISGCLKNEKYRAALEFFIVMQKEGIEPNLTTILCLIQACAGLSLLHKGKEIHSMAIRNGFIDVFVATTLVDMYSKCGSLKTAYNIFQRTQNKTLATWNSMIMGFAIYSLGKQVMNLFKRMQEEGFQPDAVTFTALLSSCKASGLLNEAWRYFDHMKSRYGITPTIEHYSCMVDLLGKCGYPDEAWEFVKSMPVKPDAAVWGALLGSCRVPYDIELAEVAANKLFQLEPYNPVNYLMMMNLYGMSKRSKKAEGIRKSMEDAGVRLGNTWSWIEINQTIHMFSATGKPHPDEGEIYYNLYKLISAIKELGYVPDTNCVHQNKDEEEKEKILLAHTEKLAITYGLMKSKSFLPIRVIKNARMCFDCHTSAKYISLLKRREIYVKDGARFHHFSNGKCSCNELW from the coding sequence ATGAAGACCCTTTGTTTTCCTCCTGTACATGCCAATTTTACAACACAAAACCAGTCACTCCATGGAAACACCTTGATTTTGCAAAGCACATTTATCAAGAAAAGTTCAATAAGCTATGTTAACAATCACAGTGTTTCAACTGTTGCAGAGAACTCTCCTGAAACATCTTTATCTGCCAATGTTTCATCAAGTCTCTGTTTATATGATCATTCCAATGAGTTTGATTCCTTACAGTCAGTCAAAGCAAGACATGCCCGGATCATAAAGATGTCAAGAAATTGGAATTTAGAAACAAAAATGCAATCTTTAGTCAAATCTTACTTGGCGTTTGGTGATCCTCAGTCAGCAGCTATGTTGTTTCTTGTTGATTCCCCTGAAAATTGCCTGTACTGGAACAGTTTCCTACAAGAATTTAAGATCAATGGGGGGAGCCCATTTAAGATTCTTCAAGTTTTTTCTGATTTTCATCAGAAAGGGGTGAGCTTTGATAGTGGATCTTTCACGGTGATATTGAAACTATGTGCAAATTTACGAGAAATATGCTTAGGATTGGGGGTTCATGCTTGTTTGATCAAAAAAGGCTTtgatttggatgtttatataaaATGTGCACTAATGAATTTTTATGCAAGGTGTGAAAGAATAGACAGTGCTCATCTGGTATTTAATGAGCTGCCGGGAAGCAATTTTCAACTGTGGAATGAGATAGTTTTGGTGAATTTGAGGAGTGAGAGATGGAAGCACGCTATAGGACTATTTAGGGAAATGCAGTTTTCAAATGTCAAGGCTAAAAGCTTTACGCTAGCTAAAGTTTTGAAAGCTTGTTCAAGGACTGAAGCCCTTCATGAGGGAAGACAGATACATGGGTACGTTATTCGACTAGCACTGGAATCAAACTTGCTTATATGTAATTCACTAATTAGCATGTACTGCAAGAACAAAAAACTTGAACTAGctagaaaagtttttaatttgATGGAGAGTCGAAACTTATCTTCATGGAACTCGATCATTTCTGGGTATAGTGCACTTGGATATTTAAGTGAGGCTTGGAGTTTATTTAAAGAGATGGAAAAATGCAGCATAAAGCATGACATTATAACCTGGAATTGCCTCTTGTCAGGACATTTTCTTCATGGCTCATACAAAGAAGTTTTGAGCATTTTACGTAGCATGCAGTTGTCTGGTTTCAAGCCTAACCCAACCTCCATAATCAGTGTTCTTCAAGCCATTAGTGAATTACAGATCTTGAATTTTGGGAAGGAAATTCATGGCTATGTAATAAGAAATGGTTTAGATTATGACATCTACGTTGTAACTTCAATGCTAGACATGTATGTGAAGAACAATGACCTGATCAATGCTCAGGCTGTTTTTGATAGTACGAGTCTGAGAAATATTTTTGCTTGGAATTCATTAATTTCGGGATATTCTTACAAGGGCCGATGTGAAGAGGCTGTCAAACTACTGAAGCTGATGGAATCTGAGGGAATCAAAGCTGATATAGTGACATATAATAGTCTAGTTTCTGGATATGCTATCCGGGGTAAAATTGATGAAGCTTTGGATACTATTCGTCAAATTGAAATTTCTGGGTTGAAAGCTAATGTTGTTTCATGGACTGCATTAATATCAGGATgtttaaaaaatgaaaaatacaGGGCTGCCCTGGAGTTCTTCATCGTGATGCAGAAAGAAGGTATAGAGCCCAACTTAACCACAATAttgtgtttaattcaagcttgtGCTGGTCTGTCTTTGTTACACAAAGGAAAAGAGATACATTCTATGGCTATCAGGAACGGTTTTATAGATGTATTTGTCGCAACAACCCTTGTCGACATGTATAGTAAATGTGGCAGTTTAAAGACTGCTTATAACATATTTCAGAGAACTCAAAACAAGACTCTAGCTACTTGGAATTCCATGATTATGGGGTTTGCCATTTACAGCCTCGGGAAACAGGTGATGAACCTTTTTAAGAGAATGCAAGAAGAGGGATTCCAACCAGATGCGGTAACTTTTACAGCCCTCTTGTCAAGTTGTAAGGCTTCCGGTTTGCTTAACGAAGCCTGGAGATATTTTGATCATATGAAATCACGTTATGGTATTACCCCTACGATCGAGCATTATTCATGTATGGTTGATCTTCTTGGGAAATGTGGTTATCCCGATGAAGCTTGGGAGTTTGTGAAATCAATGCCAGTTAAACCAGATGCTGCTGTATGGGGCGCATTACTTGGATCTTGTCGAGTGCCTTATGATATTGAGCTTGCAGAGGTTGCTGCAAATAAGCTCTTCCAATTAGAACCATACAATCCTGTTAACTATCTTATGATGATGAATTTGTACGGAATGTCAAAGAGATCAAAAAAAGCTGAGGGTATAAGAAAGTCGATGGAAGATGCAGGTGTACGATTAGGAAACACTTGGAGCTGGATAGAAATTAATCAGACAATTCATATGTTTTCTGCAACAGGAAAACCTCATCCTGATGAAGGGGagatatattataatttatataaGCTGATTTCAGCAATAAAGGAGTTAGGATATGTACCGGATACTAATTGTGTGCATCAAAACAAAGACGAGGAAGAGAAGGAGAAAATACTGCTTGCTCACACAGAGAAACTGGCAATTACATATGGACTGATGAAGAGTAAAAGCTTTCTACCTATAAGGGTGATCAAGAATGCAAGAATGTGTTTTGACTGCCATACTTCAGCTAAATATATTTCGCTATTGAAAAGACGTGAAATTTATGTCAAAGATGGCGCGAGATTTCACCATTTTAGCAATGGAAAGTGTTCCTGTAATGAATTATGGTAA